The Prochlorococcus sp. MIT 1300 genome has a window encoding:
- the lpxA gene encoding acyl-ACP--UDP-N-acetylglucosamine O-acyltransferase: protein MSELLNPEPIATGRPPQVHSAAFVDPRAELGDGVVIGPGAVVGPAVKIGSNTWIGPNVVLDGRLTLGSQNKVFAGACLGQEPQDLKYQGASTEVVIGNENTIREYVTINRATQEGEKTKIGDKNLLMAYCHLGHNCELGNSIVMSNAIQVAGHVVIEDSAVIGGCLGIHQFVHVGRLAMVGGMTRVTRDVPPFCLVEGHPGRLRGLNKVGLRRSGLHNHEGSEMRQLQEIWNLLFRSEYVLTESLELAKQKDLLPAAAHLCNFLEASIQKGRRGPMPLNISTN, encoded by the coding sequence ATGAGTGAGCTTCTCAATCCAGAACCAATAGCTACTGGGAGACCTCCCCAAGTTCATTCTGCTGCTTTTGTTGATCCTCGAGCGGAGCTAGGAGATGGGGTGGTCATAGGTCCTGGAGCGGTAGTTGGACCGGCCGTGAAGATTGGTTCTAATACCTGGATTGGCCCCAATGTTGTTCTTGATGGGCGGTTGACTTTGGGATCGCAAAATAAGGTTTTTGCTGGTGCTTGTCTTGGCCAAGAGCCTCAGGATTTGAAATATCAAGGAGCTTCAACCGAAGTCGTGATTGGCAATGAAAATACAATTAGAGAGTACGTGACAATAAATCGGGCGACCCAAGAAGGGGAAAAAACTAAGATTGGAGATAAGAATCTTTTGATGGCTTATTGTCACTTAGGACATAACTGTGAATTAGGTAATTCAATAGTTATGTCTAATGCAATTCAGGTCGCCGGACATGTTGTGATCGAAGATAGTGCTGTAATTGGTGGTTGTCTGGGCATTCATCAGTTTGTACATGTTGGCCGTCTTGCAATGGTTGGTGGAATGACTCGAGTAACTAGAGATGTACCACCTTTTTGTTTGGTTGAGGGTCATCCTGGCAGATTGCGTGGCTTGAATAAGGTAGGTCTTCGTCGTAGTGGTTTGCATAATCATGAAGGTAGTGAGATGCGACAGTTGCAAGAAATCTGGAATTTACTTTTTCGTTCTGAATATGTACTTACAGAGAGTCTTGAATTGGCGAAGCAAAAGGATTTGTTGCCTGCGGCAGCGCATCTATGCAATTTTCTTGAGGCTTCTATTCAAAAAGGTAGACGTGGTCCCATGCCATTAAATATTTCTACTAATTAA
- the purC gene encoding phosphoribosylaminoimidazolesuccinocarboxamide synthase — translation MTPDHGPLLYEGKAKRVFSSDQANMVFVEFKNDTTAFNSLKRAELENKGRLNCQISACLFELLEKEGVPTHYQALAAENWMMVELVEVIPLEVVLRNVAAGSLCKQTPIAEGTVLSPALFDLYFKDDNLGDPLLTEDRLERMGLVTVEQRRHIEKLARRVNTVLTSFLERLDLTLVDFKLELGFNQAGALVVADEISPDTCRLWDMRITDPQDRILDKDRFRKDLGGVVEAYGEIHKRVQEACSKPRNYN, via the coding sequence ATGACACCAGACCATGGACCACTTCTTTATGAGGGCAAAGCAAAACGTGTTTTTAGTTCTGATCAGGCCAACATGGTTTTTGTGGAATTCAAAAATGACACCACCGCTTTTAATTCACTCAAGCGTGCCGAGTTAGAAAACAAGGGAAGGCTGAATTGTCAGATATCCGCTTGTTTGTTTGAGTTATTGGAGAAAGAAGGTGTGCCGACTCACTATCAAGCTTTGGCAGCAGAAAACTGGATGATGGTCGAACTAGTTGAAGTTATACCTTTAGAGGTAGTTCTTAGAAACGTTGCCGCTGGCTCGCTATGCAAACAGACTCCCATTGCTGAAGGGACAGTACTTAGCCCTGCCTTGTTTGACTTGTATTTCAAAGATGACAACTTGGGTGACCCTTTGCTTACAGAAGATCGTCTTGAGAGGATGGGTTTGGTAACTGTTGAGCAGAGGAGACATATTGAAAAGCTTGCAAGACGCGTGAACACTGTATTGACTAGCTTTTTAGAACGACTTGACTTAACTCTTGTAGATTTCAAGTTGGAACTAGGCTTTAATCAGGCAGGAGCACTGGTTGTTGCAGATGAAATAAGCCCTGATACATGTAGGTTATGGGACATGCGAATTACTGACCCTCAAGACCGAATACTTGACAAAGATCGATTCCGTAAAGATCTTGGCGGTGTGGTTGAAGCATACGGTGAGATTCACAAAAGGGTCCAAGAAGCCTGCAGTAAACCTCGCAACTACAATTAA
- the lpxC gene encoding UDP-3-O-acyl-N-acetylglucosamine deacetylase, whose protein sequence is MTFWPENYEGSWTLAEEASRNGIGLHSGKSSEIRLHPSDKAGFHLSWIGSQEFSITLAPHQVRHSALCTTIEVGNRRLATVEHLLAALAGCGLTHVDIEVSGEEVPLLDGSSLGWVEAIAEVGIVPANTPHKRLLPLRQPLSCHRGNSVIVATPAEQFSLVGVIDFSQGAIGQQMFSVELTPKRFIQEIASARTFGFRDQLDALKASGLIKGGSLQNALVCDGDQWVNPPLRFSDEPVRHKLLDLIGDLALVGFPKAQVLVYRGSHSLHTDLALALFNSCS, encoded by the coding sequence GTGACATTTTGGCCTGAAAATTATGAAGGGTCTTGGACTCTTGCTGAAGAGGCTTCGAGGAATGGCATTGGTTTACATAGTGGAAAATCTTCTGAAATTCGTTTACATCCTTCTGATAAAGCAGGGTTTCATCTTTCATGGATAGGTAGCCAAGAGTTTTCTATAACTTTGGCTCCGCATCAGGTAAGACATAGTGCACTCTGCACGACTATTGAAGTGGGCAATCGTCGACTTGCCACTGTTGAACATCTTTTGGCAGCACTTGCGGGTTGTGGCTTGACACATGTTGATATTGAGGTCTCTGGAGAGGAAGTTCCACTGTTAGATGGATCTTCGCTTGGATGGGTTGAGGCAATTGCAGAAGTTGGAATAGTGCCTGCCAATACTCCCCATAAGAGGCTTTTGCCTTTGAGGCAGCCATTGTCTTGTCATCGTGGAAACAGTGTGATAGTTGCAACCCCAGCAGAGCAGTTCTCTTTAGTTGGTGTGATTGACTTTTCTCAAGGTGCTATTGGCCAACAAATGTTTTCGGTTGAGTTAACCCCTAAAAGGTTTATTCAGGAAATTGCTTCTGCAAGAACCTTTGGTTTTCGTGACCAATTAGATGCATTAAAAGCCTCGGGTTTGATAAAGGGGGGATCCCTTCAGAATGCATTGGTTTGTGATGGGGACCAATGGGTTAATCCACCTCTAAGGTTTTCAGATGAACCAGTTCGACATAAGCTCCTTGATTTAATAGGAGACCTCGCACTTGTAGGTTTCCCAAAGGCCCAGGTATTGGTCTATAGAGGTTCTCATAGCCTTCATACAGACCTTGCTCTTGCACTTTTCAATAGCTGTTCTTAA
- the kaiC gene encoding circadian clock protein KaiC: protein MQSSSDSHSSNLQVQKLPTGIEGFDDVCQGGLPTGRSTLVSGTSGTGKTVFSLHFLHNGISHFDEAGIFVTFEEAPSDILRNAASFGWDLQQMVDQDKLFILDASPDPDGQDVVGSFDLSGLIERITYAIRKYKAKRVAIDSITAVFQQYDAVYVVRREIFRLIARLKEIGVTTVMTTERIDEYGPIARYGVEEFVSDNVVILRNVLESEKRRRTVEILKLRGTTHMKGEFPFTMGANGISVFPLGAMRLTQRSSNIRISSGVTDLDDMCGGGFFQDSIILATGATGTGKTMLVSKFIEDAYRNKERAILFAYEESRAQLLRNATSWGIDFEQMEEDGLLKIICAYPESTGLEDHLQIIKTEIEQFKPSRLAIDSLSALARGVSLNAFRQFVIGVTGYAKQEEIAGFFTNTAEEFMGSHSITDSHISTITDTILLLQYVEIRGEMARAVNVFKMRGSWHDKRIREFIITDHGPQIKDSFTNFEQIFSGVPHRINMERAQ from the coding sequence ATGCAATCTTCTAGCGATTCTCACTCAAGCAATTTGCAGGTTCAGAAACTCCCGACAGGAATCGAGGGGTTTGATGACGTCTGTCAAGGTGGACTCCCTACTGGTAGAAGCACTTTGGTTAGTGGAACTTCCGGTACAGGTAAGACAGTTTTTTCTTTACATTTTTTGCACAATGGGATTTCTCATTTTGATGAAGCTGGAATATTCGTAACTTTTGAGGAGGCACCTTCCGACATCCTTCGGAATGCTGCAAGCTTTGGATGGGATTTACAGCAAATGGTTGATCAGGACAAGTTGTTTATTCTTGATGCATCGCCTGATCCTGATGGTCAGGATGTTGTAGGGAGCTTCGATCTTTCGGGGTTGATAGAAAGAATTACTTACGCAATACGCAAATACAAAGCTAAAAGGGTTGCGATTGATTCAATTACTGCTGTTTTTCAACAGTATGACGCTGTTTATGTTGTACGCAGGGAAATATTTAGGTTGATAGCTCGCTTGAAAGAAATTGGTGTTACGACAGTTATGACTACTGAGAGGATTGATGAATATGGACCTATAGCTCGTTATGGGGTTGAAGAATTTGTCTCTGATAACGTTGTTATTTTGAGAAATGTTCTTGAATCTGAGAAAAGAAGGCGAACAGTCGAAATCCTAAAACTTCGAGGCACAACTCATATGAAAGGAGAGTTCCCTTTCACTATGGGAGCAAATGGAATTAGTGTTTTTCCACTTGGTGCAATGCGATTGACTCAGCGTTCATCAAATATTCGTATTAGCTCTGGAGTAACTGATTTGGATGATATGTGTGGAGGTGGTTTCTTCCAGGACTCCATAATTCTTGCTACTGGTGCAACAGGGACAGGAAAAACCATGTTGGTATCTAAATTTATTGAAGATGCTTATAGAAACAAAGAAAGAGCAATCCTTTTTGCCTATGAAGAATCTCGTGCACAACTATTGAGGAATGCCACTAGTTGGGGAATTGACTTTGAACAGATGGAAGAAGACGGGCTTTTGAAAATAATTTGTGCTTATCCTGAATCCACTGGCTTGGAAGATCACCTCCAAATAATTAAGACTGAGATTGAACAGTTTAAACCTTCTAGGCTTGCTATTGACTCTTTATCTGCGTTGGCTAGAGGGGTTAGCTTGAACGCATTTAGACAGTTTGTGATTGGGGTGACTGGATATGCAAAACAAGAGGAAATAGCGGGTTTCTTTACAAATACAGCTGAAGAGTTTATGGGTAGTCATTCGATTACTGATTCGCATATATCAACTATTACAGATACGATTCTTTTGCTTCAATATGTAGAAATAAGAGGAGAGATGGCCAGAGCTGTCAATGTATTTAAGATGAGGGGTTCCTGGCATGACAAACGGATACGTGAGTTTATTATTACTGATCATGGGCCTCAAATTAAAGATTCTTTTACTAATTTTGAGCAGATTTTTAGTGGGGTACCGCACCGAATAAATATGGAAAGAGCTCAATAG
- the purD gene encoding phosphoribosylamine--glycine ligase, with protein MTMSKATGHDLPSLKKILVIGSGGRENSLAWALKRCPEIEEVWVTPGNGGTEEIKGCKRLTIKEEDIAGIQKACSIHQINFVIIGPEAPLAKGVADQLRALGLAVFGPDAEGAQLEASKDWAKNLMNEAGIPTAKHWTVTTETEALKILYDYGEPLVVKVDGLASGKGVTVAKTIIESEEAIKEAFAGRFGSAGRKLVLEEQLQGPEVSLFALTDGEDLVLLPPAQDHKRLAEGDEGPNTGGMGAYAPAPLLNSTAIEHAKKTVLEPTLEALKKQGIDYRGVIYAGLMITKDGPKVIEFNCRFGDPECQTLMPMMGPQLAKVLYACALGKLSSAPKLMISDCCSACVVAAASGYPNTPRKNDQIRVKLNVSPSVQIFHAGTTKDSNSNLFTSGGRVLSVVAQGEDFDKAFSKAYSGLEQIHFKGMVYRTDIGHQVRQFFTRES; from the coding sequence ATGACAATGTCTAAAGCAACTGGTCATGATCTCCCATCTCTTAAAAAAATACTTGTCATAGGAAGTGGTGGCCGTGAAAACTCTCTTGCTTGGGCCTTAAAGCGATGCCCCGAAATTGAAGAGGTCTGGGTTACGCCTGGCAATGGAGGCACAGAAGAAATCAAAGGCTGTAAGCGTTTGACAATCAAGGAAGAGGATATTGCAGGAATTCAAAAAGCCTGCTCGATACATCAAATAAATTTTGTAATCATTGGCCCCGAAGCTCCTCTTGCGAAAGGAGTAGCTGATCAACTTCGGGCTTTAGGGCTTGCTGTATTTGGTCCCGATGCAGAGGGAGCCCAACTGGAAGCAAGTAAAGATTGGGCAAAAAACCTAATGAATGAAGCAGGTATACCAACAGCGAAGCATTGGACAGTAACCACTGAAACAGAAGCACTCAAGATTCTTTATGACTACGGAGAACCACTAGTCGTAAAAGTGGATGGCCTTGCTTCTGGCAAAGGAGTAACCGTTGCCAAGACAATAATAGAAAGTGAAGAAGCAATCAAAGAAGCCTTCGCTGGTCGATTTGGCTCCGCTGGCAGAAAGCTGGTCCTAGAAGAACAACTACAAGGCCCTGAAGTATCTCTATTTGCTCTGACTGATGGTGAAGACCTTGTTTTATTACCACCTGCCCAAGATCACAAACGCCTAGCGGAAGGTGACGAAGGTCCCAATACAGGTGGAATGGGAGCATATGCACCTGCTCCTTTATTGAATTCCACTGCCATAGAACATGCAAAAAAAACTGTACTGGAACCAACTCTAGAAGCATTAAAAAAGCAAGGAATCGATTATCGAGGAGTGATTTATGCAGGGTTAATGATTACCAAAGATGGACCAAAGGTAATTGAATTCAACTGTAGGTTTGGCGATCCAGAGTGCCAAACTCTCATGCCAATGATGGGGCCTCAATTGGCAAAAGTTCTATATGCTTGTGCACTTGGGAAATTAAGTTCAGCTCCCAAACTTATGATTTCTGATTGCTGTAGTGCCTGCGTTGTCGCCGCAGCTTCTGGCTATCCAAATACTCCAAGAAAAAACGACCAAATCAGGGTAAAACTAAATGTATCTCCCTCTGTTCAGATATTTCATGCAGGAACAACCAAAGATTCCAATAGTAACCTTTTCACTTCTGGGGGGCGAGTACTTTCTGTAGTTGCTCAAGGCGAAGATTTCGACAAGGCTTTTTCCAAGGCTTATTCAGGACTAGAGCAAATTCATTTCAAAGGAATGGTATACCGAACTGATATAGGTCACCAAGTGCGTCAATTCTTCACAAGAGAATCCTAA
- a CDS encoding BamA/TamA family outer membrane protein, which translates to MASFFYIRTTKAFRRSAYGLAMAIPLLAVSAQAQPSNKENKFGLGYYYEGDLFAEGTSSQTNNENDAPKIDKPSKKQVKDNSSKEAVDEQRVLVSEVIIQGLEGHPQQEKLELAAYDAMRLRPRSRVTRKELKLALDSIYATGWFSGVRIEPVNGPLGVQLIVRVQPNPVLTKVELEPADLKLSADVIARIFKNDYGRTLNLKNLQVRMKQLRSWYVKNGYSLARITGPNRVTSNGLVQLKVIEGIVSGIEVQFLNKEGDDLDEKGEKIVGKTKEWVISREISIKSGDVFNRKQLEEDIKRIYETSLFSDVKVTIKPVTGEPGKITILLGITEQSTGSLSGGLGYSQSQGVFGQIGLQDTNLLGRSWSSSLNLTYGEYGGLANFTFSDPWIKGDVHRTSYRTSLFLSREIPQVFRSRSSGSIRGVSDYYDGGSLYAYDIKSDAHLQGKFESVIAASGSNPEISWFEYQGDSVALQKKGGSFVFSRPLNGGDPYKKVPWSAFAGVSLQSVKPIDYSGNSRPYGVPTSSIKDGKALDKEIICVAFDCAKENNLFGIRTGATYNNLDNPKNPTSGNFLTIATEQFVSIGDNSPTFNRARASYTHFVPVNWLKLTKGCRPKKGEKYDCAQAIGFQVKAGTTIGQLPPYEAFCLGGSNSVRGWNSCDLAVGRSFGEASVEYRFPIWNIISGELFVDGGSDLGSQASVPGKPGKLLDKPGSGFSLGTGLIVTTPVGPLRLEAASKDLDGDWRFNLGVGWKF; encoded by the coding sequence ATGGCCAGCTTCTTCTATATCAGAACCACTAAAGCATTTCGAAGAAGTGCTTATGGTCTAGCAATGGCAATTCCGCTTCTAGCGGTCTCAGCTCAAGCTCAACCATCTAATAAAGAAAATAAATTTGGTCTTGGTTATTATTATGAAGGCGATCTATTTGCTGAAGGAACCAGCTCTCAAACAAATAATGAGAACGACGCTCCTAAAATTGATAAACCTTCAAAGAAACAGGTAAAAGATAATTCATCAAAAGAAGCTGTTGATGAGCAAAGGGTGTTGGTTTCAGAAGTCATTATTCAAGGTCTTGAGGGGCATCCACAGCAAGAGAAATTAGAACTAGCTGCTTATGATGCGATGCGATTGAGGCCGCGTAGCAGAGTTACGAGAAAGGAGCTAAAGCTTGCGCTAGATTCTATTTATGCAACTGGCTGGTTTTCAGGAGTACGTATTGAACCTGTTAATGGGCCATTGGGAGTACAGTTAATAGTAAGAGTTCAGCCAAATCCTGTTTTAACCAAAGTTGAATTAGAACCTGCAGATTTAAAGTTATCTGCTGATGTTATCGCCAGGATTTTTAAGAATGATTATGGACGGACTTTGAATCTAAAAAATCTTCAGGTCCGAATGAAACAGCTTAGATCTTGGTACGTAAAAAATGGCTATTCGCTTGCACGCATAACTGGCCCTAATCGTGTTACATCTAATGGACTGGTGCAACTAAAGGTTATTGAAGGAATAGTTTCAGGGATAGAGGTTCAGTTCCTTAATAAAGAAGGCGATGATTTAGATGAGAAGGGAGAAAAGATAGTGGGTAAAACGAAAGAATGGGTAATCAGTAGAGAAATATCTATTAAGTCAGGAGATGTTTTTAATAGAAAGCAACTTGAAGAGGACATCAAAAGGATTTATGAGACATCTCTCTTCAGTGATGTAAAGGTAACTATTAAGCCTGTCACTGGTGAGCCTGGAAAAATAACCATTCTCTTAGGAATTACTGAACAATCAACTGGTTCCCTTTCCGGGGGGTTGGGTTATAGCCAAAGTCAGGGTGTATTCGGCCAGATTGGACTTCAGGATACAAACCTTTTGGGCCGATCATGGAGTTCCAGCCTAAACCTTACTTATGGAGAGTATGGAGGCCTCGCCAATTTCACCTTTTCAGATCCATGGATTAAGGGAGATGTCCATAGAACTTCATATAGAACATCACTATTCTTAAGTAGAGAAATACCTCAGGTATTTAGAAGTCGAAGTTCCGGATCTATCAGGGGTGTATCTGATTATTATGATGGTGGTTCATTGTATGCATATGACATTAAGTCTGATGCTCATTTGCAGGGCAAATTCGAATCAGTCATAGCAGCCAGTGGATCTAATCCTGAGATTAGTTGGTTTGAATACCAAGGTGATTCTGTTGCTCTTCAAAAAAAAGGCGGAAGTTTTGTTTTTTCTAGGCCCTTAAATGGGGGGGACCCTTATAAAAAAGTTCCTTGGAGTGCCTTCGCTGGAGTCAGCCTGCAGTCTGTTAAGCCGATTGATTATTCAGGTAATAGTAGGCCATATGGTGTGCCGACTAGTTCAATTAAAGATGGCAAGGCTTTAGATAAAGAAATTATATGTGTTGCTTTTGATTGTGCAAAGGAAAACAATCTTTTTGGGATTAGAACAGGTGCAACTTATAACAATTTAGATAATCCTAAAAACCCAACATCTGGAAATTTCTTGACCATTGCTACGGAGCAGTTTGTTTCAATTGGAGATAACTCACCTACTTTTAATCGTGCAAGAGCTAGTTATACACATTTTGTCCCTGTTAATTGGTTGAAACTAACTAAAGGGTGCAGGCCTAAGAAAGGTGAAAAATATGACTGTGCCCAAGCTATCGGTTTTCAAGTAAAAGCAGGTACAACCATAGGGCAACTCCCTCCTTATGAGGCCTTTTGTTTGGGAGGATCAAATTCAGTTAGAGGCTGGAATTCTTGTGATTTGGCAGTTGGTAGAAGCTTTGGAGAAGCTAGTGTGGAATATAGGTTTCCTATTTGGAACATAATTTCTGGAGAATTGTTTGTTGACGGAGGCAGTGATTTGGGGTCTCAGGCTAGTGTCCCTGGAAAACCTGGAAAACTTTTAGATAAGCCTGGCTCTGGTTTTTCACTAGGTACAGGTTTGATAGTTACAACTCCTGTAGGACCTTTACGATTAGAGGCTGCATCAAAGGATTTGGATGGGGATTGGCGTTTTAATCTTGGAGTTGGCTGGAAGTTCTAG
- a CDS encoding ATP-binding protein, translated as MANTTTPAIAEWAKQSGGSPSPEPNNWWRRITTWWSEFSLQTKLLAIATLVVSLMMTGITFFVLNGIQRDAGLNDTRYARDLGLLLSGNVNELVAKGRDRELANVAEEFWRSSRSLRYIFFADPDGVIYLGIPVSATPAIGENELQLSRRLELPTELKKRPRNPLVRQHSTPQGQVTDVFVPLLWKGEFLGTLAIGVNPNETALANKALTREVTISVFISIWVLVILGSVFNALTITRPIKELLRGVRDIESGKFEARVSLPMSGEIGELLNGFNAMASQLQEYDAANIEELTAAQVKQQTLISTMADGAILLDSLGKIVLANPTARRLFRWEGRNLEGQNLINELPEVLANELHSPLDSLINNFSESSDLRCSLDEPPRTLQIVLQSVRDSTGETLKGIAVTVQDLTREVELNAAQSRFISNVSHELRTPLFNIKSYVETLHDLGDQLTEEEKKEFLGVANSETDRLTRLVNDVLDLSRLESGNSMQFEPMDLKPGIEQTIRNYKLNAVDKKVDLYMDIDETLPMILGNWDLILQVLDNLVGNGLKFNQSGGKLSLKAYTWPDTCNALPLENISLAPHCEMISPLPRLRVEVADTGCGITNADQQRIFDRFYRVENAVHTEAGTGLGLSIVRGIIEKHGGQIAMASEPGVGTTFWFDLPLEQADADELQLLAERKNRELILEQDL; from the coding sequence ATGGCCAATACAACCACACCAGCAATAGCAGAGTGGGCAAAACAGAGTGGAGGGAGTCCTTCACCTGAACCAAATAATTGGTGGCGTCGAATAACTACTTGGTGGTCTGAATTCAGTCTTCAAACCAAATTGCTTGCAATCGCAACGCTTGTAGTGAGCTTAATGATGACTGGAATAACGTTCTTTGTTTTAAATGGTATTCAAAGAGATGCGGGGCTCAATGACACTCGCTATGCAAGAGATTTAGGGCTTCTACTTTCAGGCAATGTAAATGAGCTAGTGGCTAAAGGGAGAGATAGAGAACTAGCCAACGTAGCGGAAGAATTCTGGCGATCCAGCCGAAGCCTCCGATACATTTTTTTCGCTGATCCAGATGGTGTTATTTATCTAGGAATACCTGTAAGTGCGACTCCAGCAATAGGAGAAAATGAACTTCAATTAAGTCGTCGTCTTGAGCTCCCTACAGAACTCAAAAAAAGGCCAAGAAATCCTTTAGTTAGGCAACATTCAACTCCTCAAGGCCAAGTCACAGATGTGTTTGTTCCTCTCTTATGGAAAGGAGAATTCCTTGGCACACTCGCAATAGGAGTCAATCCAAACGAGACAGCTCTTGCAAATAAAGCACTGACTAGAGAAGTCACAATCTCCGTTTTTATTTCAATTTGGGTTTTGGTAATTCTTGGGTCAGTCTTCAATGCATTAACCATAACCCGTCCAATAAAGGAGCTACTTCGAGGTGTAAGGGACATTGAATCAGGGAAATTTGAAGCAAGAGTTTCATTACCAATGAGCGGTGAAATAGGAGAGCTTCTCAACGGATTTAATGCAATGGCATCACAACTCCAAGAATATGATGCTGCAAATATTGAAGAACTGACTGCCGCTCAAGTTAAACAACAAACTCTAATTTCAACAATGGCTGATGGAGCCATATTATTAGATAGTTTAGGTAAAATTGTTTTAGCCAATCCAACCGCAAGACGTCTTTTTCGCTGGGAAGGCAGAAACCTTGAGGGGCAAAACCTAATTAACGAACTCCCAGAAGTTCTGGCAAATGAATTACATTCGCCACTCGACTCATTAATCAACAACTTTTCTGAGTCTAGTGATTTAAGATGTAGTCTTGACGAGCCTCCTAGAACTCTTCAAATAGTTCTTCAATCCGTTAGAGACTCAACTGGTGAGACTCTTAAAGGAATTGCAGTTACGGTACAAGATTTAACTAGAGAGGTTGAACTTAATGCGGCACAAAGTAGATTTATAAGCAATGTATCCCATGAGTTAAGAACTCCTCTTTTCAATATAAAAAGCTATGTAGAAACTCTTCACGATCTTGGTGATCAACTTACAGAAGAAGAGAAAAAAGAATTTCTAGGTGTCGCTAATTCCGAAACGGACAGACTCACTCGTCTAGTAAACGATGTTTTAGATCTATCTAGATTGGAATCAGGGAATTCCATGCAGTTTGAGCCAATGGACCTAAAGCCAGGAATTGAACAAACTATTAGAAACTACAAGTTAAATGCAGTAGATAAAAAAGTAGATCTTTATATGGATATTGATGAAACACTGCCCATGATTCTTGGCAACTGGGATCTAATTCTTCAGGTTCTAGATAATTTAGTTGGCAATGGTCTCAAATTTAATCAGTCTGGAGGGAAACTATCACTTAAAGCTTACACATGGCCTGATACATGCAATGCCTTACCACTAGAAAATATTTCTCTAGCCCCTCACTGCGAAATGATCTCGCCACTACCCAGATTAAGAGTTGAAGTGGCAGATACAGGCTGTGGCATAACAAATGCAGACCAGCAAAGAATATTTGATCGATTCTATAGAGTCGAAAATGCGGTCCATACTGAAGCAGGTACTGGCCTGGGACTTTCAATCGTTAGAGGGATAATTGAAAAGCATGGCGGCCAAATTGCCATGGCAAGCGAGCCAGGAGTTGGCACTACATTTTGGTTTGACCTTCCCTTAGAACAGGCAGATGCTGATGAACTTCAGCTGCTTGCGGAACGCAAAAATCGAGAATTAATCTTAGAGCAAGATTTATAG
- the fabZ gene encoding 3-hydroxyacyl-ACP dehydratase FabZ has product MTDPTPDSALLTSEQIMGLLPHRYPFALVDRVIEHVPGQRAVAIKNVTLNEPQFQGHFPDRPLMPGVLIVEAMAQVGGLIVAQMPDLPKGLFVFAGIDGVRFRRPVVPGDQLIISCELTSLKRQRFGKVRAEAKVDGNLVCSGELLFSLMD; this is encoded by the coding sequence TTGACTGATCCCACTCCAGACTCTGCCTTGCTCACAAGTGAGCAAATCATGGGCTTGCTTCCGCATCGTTATCCATTTGCTTTAGTTGACCGTGTTATTGAACATGTGCCTGGTCAAAGAGCCGTAGCAATTAAAAATGTGACATTAAATGAGCCTCAATTTCAAGGCCATTTCCCAGACAGACCTCTGATGCCAGGGGTATTAATTGTTGAGGCTATGGCTCAGGTTGGTGGATTGATAGTTGCTCAAATGCCTGACTTGCCTAAGGGCCTTTTTGTCTTTGCAGGTATAGATGGTGTACGTTTTCGAAGACCAGTTGTGCCTGGTGATCAGCTGATTATTTCTTGTGAGTTGACTAGTCTCAAACGGCAGCGTTTTGGGAAGGTTCGAGCCGAAGCCAAGGTAGATGGAAATCTAGTTTGTTCTGGTGAACTTTTGTTCTCTTTAATGGACTGA